The Seriola aureovittata isolate HTS-2021-v1 ecotype China chromosome 16, ASM2101889v1, whole genome shotgun sequence genomic interval CGTTAGGAAGTCAAATAATATGAGATAGATTCAGGGATTTGGCAATACCTAAATAATATAGTTAAACAATTACTCACCACCATTTAAAAACGGCCGGTAATGACGACAAAGAAATTactttcattttacaaaacattttattgtaccttttaaaaatgacaaaatgctAAAACAGTTCACCATAGAATCCAGTACCCAGACCTCTAAACTCAATAAAATAttatgtatacatatatttatcACCTTTAAGTGTCAGATAAGGTATGAAACAGTTGTTCCTTGTAACCTCGCTCATTATTTATGCTTAACTAAAAATGCCTGTTCTGAACTGTTTCCAGGTCAAAATTGGCCTTTAACATTCACCTTATTCCACTTTGCAAACTATACTGGCTGCTAATTCACTTGAGGTGTATTTCCCATTCCTCAGCCAAATGTAGCTGTAACATGATGAGGTTTTCTTTGCCAACTACTAcatagaagaaaaataaaaataaataggtCAATGGTAACAGTGATCTCTGTTTCAGAAGTCTGCATCCAGTGTGAATTCACAGTCTGTCATGCTCGACATAACTCCAAATCTCTGATACTCCGCCACTCGTTTCTCAAAGAAGTTTGTTTTCCCCTCTAGGGAAATGGACTCCATGAAGTCGAATGGGTTCTCTGCTTGGTAAAccttgaaaaagagaaagaaataagtTTTCCCACGCTATTACAAACAGTTAACCAAAAATCATTAGTGAAATAATCTGTAAATTTTAtgttaaaaacttttttgcagGGAATATGGCTTCTAGACAAAGGCATTGGGGAATCCACTTCTTCAACAGCATAGCTACCataatataaagaaattaaatgagaaatgaCCACCTGGCTtccatttaattcaaatttaaatagaATTACTTTAGCCAGTCCGAGGTCAGTGAGAAGACGGTCAGCCACAAACTCGATGTAGTGTTTCATCAGACAACAGTTGATTCCAATGAGATCCACTGGCAAGGCCTCTGTCAGAAACTCCTGCAACACCAAACaggatgtttatttatttacagaaatgtaTGTACTATCAAGattgttttctttcaaaatcaGCAAGTACATCAAAGGAGAATATACTGTCAAACACTTGCTGGTTTATTGCAATACCTTTCCATAGAGACAAACTAGACAGTGAACAACAAACATAGATATACTGCATGCTAAAATTTCTAATGTGGTAGTGTGGGTtggataataaataataataaagcataaatccTCCAACACTAGCTGACCTGCTCAATGCTAACAGCTTTTGTGATGATgtccttcactctgtcctctgatGGCTTTTTCATCAAGTAGCTGTACAGCAGGCAGGCGAAGTTACAGTGCAGGCCCTAGGAGACACATCAATATACATGTGAGGATAGTTGATACTGAAACGGGGAAGATCAACCTTTAACTGTTTTCATACTGTGACCATATTTACTACCCAAACTGACCCTAGAGCACCTTAGCTACTGTGAAAAACTTTAAATAGCAAAGTGTGGAAGGAAAAGCTGAACAAGCCAGCAATCACATTATAGGAGTGGTAAATGCAGACACTATGGTAGCAATATAAGTAGCTGAGTGACctgaaataaacaggaaaaacatgcaCTGCCAAACCTCAACAGGTGTGTAACACAAAGTTGTCAAAGATTAAAGTTCTGCCAAGTGACAAGATTTCCACGTTTTATTTTATGTACTGCAAGATGTCATGTTCaacttaaaatgtaatttggaAAGTATTATCAACAATAACCTAAATTCCACACCTGCATTGAGTAATGTGTATTGTGTAGCCTGAGATCAAACATTCCttgttacattattttttatatattttatatattatatatatatatatatatatatatatatatatatattaaatatatatagaataatatacattctggcaggacagagaagcagctacagaagcaaacgtctcatctcactgcgctgcagaacagagaggttcaggagatcctttgttcccactgccatcaggctatacaacacctcagccaaaggaagtggactaatctaattaatattgttcatttattgttaactgttttattattattattatcaacaatgagctaacgggcacatgaatttcccctaggggataaataaagtatctatctatctatctgtctgtctgtctgtctgtctgtcctcaaaGTTAAGTGGacttttcagttcagtttagttGTGAATTCCTCTCACCTCATCCCTGCTTATCAGCTCATTGGAGTAGGTAAGCCCGGGCATCAGGCCTCTCTTCTTGAGCCAATAGATGGCAGCGAATGAGCCAGAGAAGAAGATTCCTTCCACAGCTGCAAAAGCCACAATCCGCTCCCCTGAAGGCAGAAAGTCAATGTCAAAACTACTATTAACCCCCAGTAAAAGGAAGCTCATCTGGGCAAGAGTTGTTCATTATGTTCAATCTATGATATGATGATTTTAATGGCATGTTGTACTTACCAAATGAGGCTTTGCTGTCATTTATCCACTGTATGGCCCAGTCTGCTTTTCGTTTCACACAAGGCATAGTCTGAATGGCGTTAAACAAATAGTCCCTAAAACACAtgcaatttattaaaaaacattcaacattacTAGTTCAAAACATACATAACAAAGACAGTGCCTACGAAAACTATTCACTCccttggttgtttttttgtttgactcATAAACAATAATGAATCATATTTGAGGCACttacttttttataaaaacataatctaTGGCAGAACCTCTGAATGTGCGGGATAAAATGAAGGAACAAAGATGCATGATGtagaacaataaaaaataatgtccaTATACTTTTTATAGACATAGTAAATAGCTTGTTTAAGCATGAAAGTGTTGTCTTCCTAGTCTGTAGGGACATCAAAGCTGCACCAGCTGGGAATGCAACAGACATCACCACAAAGTGTTGTAGATATTTCCTGTGACGAACAGGTGCAGATcttacagtttgttttgaatCTTCAGAAAATTTTATGTACAGGGAGAATCAAAAAATTAGACAGAACCACTGAGCCACCATAAGAAAAGACTAGACCAATAAGAAACTGACCTTTCCTTCAGATCCCTAATGTAAGTGTTGATGAGCATGCTGTACATCTCTGAGTGAACAGTCTCTATGAGAATCTGGAAGCTGTAGAAGGAACGTGCTTCAGGGACCTGCACCTCCTGGCTGAACCTCTGCACCTGTTAGTtgaaacacaaattcaaaaatatTACCATGACACTTTATGTatgcaaaaatataatttcaattCAAAATTTAAACTTAATCTGACTTTAGTGGGTCATTCTTGATGGTGTATGTCACAAACAGTTGATTGAGTAAACCATGTTCCAGTCA includes:
- the rrm2b gene encoding ribonucleoside-diphosphate reductase subunit M2 B, whose amino-acid sequence is MEMDLVNISPPSDDLKQSNGIKDKDPDCRNGSETEDEPLLRENPRRFVIFPIQYPDIWKMYKQAQASFWTVEEVDLSKDLPHWDRLKPEEKHFISHVLAFFAASDGIVNENLVQRFSQEVQVPEARSFYSFQILIETVHSEMYSMLINTYIRDLKERDYLFNAIQTMPCVKRKADWAIQWINDSKASFGERIVAFAAVEGIFFSGSFAAIYWLKKRGLMPGLTYSNELISRDEGLHCNFACLLYSYLMKKPSEDRVKDIITKAVSIEQEFLTEALPVDLIGINCCLMKHYIEFVADRLLTDLGLAKVYQAENPFDFMESISLEGKTNFFEKRVAEYQRFGVMSSMTDCEFTLDADF